One genomic window of Sporosarcina ureae includes the following:
- a CDS encoding ABC transporter permease/substrate-binding protein yields MNSFLDVLQNRRGQLLEALIEHIQISLISLLIAVLIAVPLGIYLTNRRKMAESVIGASAVLQTIPSLALLGLLIPLFGIGKVPAIIALVVYALLPILRNTYTGIKEVDPSLKEAATAMGMNTRKRLMKVELPLAMPIIMAGIRTSMVLIVGTATLAALIGAGGLGELILLGIDRNNPSLIVLGAIPAALLALFFDFLLKTFEGLSFRKAITAFVTFVIVAVLMIAAPFIGGNSKQEIVIGAKLGAEPEILINMYKLLIEDQTDLSVELKPGLGKTSFVFNALKSGSIDLYPEFTGTAISEFLKDKAVSNDRDEVYEQARKGLDEQFNMTFLTPMSFNNTYTLAVSKAFQEEYGLKTISDLAAVEQAVKAGFTLEFNDREDGYLGIQKLYDITFPSIQTMEPKLRYQAIETGEINLMDAYSTDSELREYDLSVLKDDKELFPPYQGAPLLRKDTLMKYPELEDALNSLAGIVTDEEMREMNYQVNAEGANAKKVAEAFLREQGLLE; encoded by the coding sequence ATGAATAGTTTTCTAGATGTTCTTCAAAATCGGCGTGGTCAATTACTAGAAGCTCTGATCGAACATATTCAAATTTCATTAATCTCCTTATTAATTGCCGTGTTGATTGCTGTTCCACTTGGCATCTATTTGACAAATCGGCGAAAAATGGCGGAATCTGTCATTGGCGCAAGTGCTGTATTGCAGACAATCCCTTCTCTTGCGCTGCTCGGTCTATTGATTCCCTTATTCGGTATAGGAAAAGTACCTGCAATTATAGCGTTAGTCGTCTATGCGTTGTTGCCTATCTTGCGCAATACATATACGGGCATTAAAGAGGTCGACCCTTCACTTAAAGAAGCAGCGACTGCGATGGGAATGAATACCCGAAAAAGGCTGATGAAAGTCGAATTACCGCTAGCAATGCCAATTATCATGGCAGGTATTCGTACTTCCATGGTACTAATCGTCGGAACCGCAACATTAGCTGCTTTGATTGGCGCTGGTGGCTTAGGTGAATTGATCTTACTTGGAATCGATCGTAATAATCCATCATTAATCGTGCTAGGCGCTATCCCTGCAGCATTACTTGCACTATTCTTCGATTTCCTACTAAAGACATTCGAAGGTCTTTCGTTCAGAAAAGCGATTACCGCATTTGTAACTTTCGTTATTGTAGCGGTCTTGATGATTGCGGCTCCATTCATAGGCGGTAACTCCAAACAAGAAATAGTCATTGGTGCCAAGCTTGGCGCAGAACCCGAAATTCTTATTAACATGTACAAACTATTAATTGAAGACCAAACTGATCTCTCTGTGGAATTAAAACCAGGTCTCGGTAAAACGTCATTCGTCTTCAATGCACTGAAATCAGGAAGCATCGATTTGTACCCTGAGTTTACAGGTACGGCTATATCCGAGTTCTTGAAGGATAAAGCTGTCAGCAACGACCGTGACGAAGTGTATGAGCAAGCTCGAAAAGGATTAGATGAACAATTTAATATGACATTCCTGACACCGATGTCTTTCAATAATACGTATACTCTTGCCGTTTCCAAAGCATTCCAAGAAGAGTACGGACTCAAAACAATTTCTGATCTAGCCGCAGTTGAACAGGCTGTAAAAGCGGGCTTCACTCTCGAATTTAATGACCGGGAAGATGGATACCTCGGCATTCAAAAGCTTTATGACATTACGTTCCCTTCCATCCAAACGATGGAACCGAAGCTGCGCTATCAAGCTATAGAGACTGGCGAAATCAACTTGATGGACGCCTATTCGACTGATAGCGAGCTACGCGAATATGATTTGTCAGTTCTCAAAGACGACAAAGAACTGTTCCCTCCGTATCAAGGCGCACCATTGCTTCGAAAAGATACGTTGATGAAGTATCCCGAACTTGAGGATGCGTTAAATAGCCTTGCTGGAATCGTAACGGACGAGGAAATGCGTGAAATGAATTATCAAGTGAACGCGGAAGGTGCTAACGCGAAAAAAGTAGCAGAGGCATTTTTGAGAGAACAAGGGTTGTTGGAGTAG
- a CDS encoding ABC transporter ATP-binding protein, translating into MIRFEDVSKSYDMSRLVVESVNLEIQRGEFLVLVGPSGCGKTTTLKMINRLIPLTKGTIWLDGKRISDYPIHELRWQIGYVLQQIALFPHMTIEENIAIVPELVGWKKKDIRARITELLEMVGLDPEVYRKRKPNELSGGQQQRVGVVRALAADPDILLMDEPFSALDPISRLKLQDDLLDLQHRIQKTIVFVTHDLQEAFKLGDRVCIMNEGKIEQVATPQEILTKPASPFVREFTASAAARTFSIADHIEEIPTDLSLSFAIPIDSEWGPLLQFLASEDQVAIKQNGQVIGMVTRKGILHFLAEQSLKGGISNE; encoded by the coding sequence ATGATTCGTTTTGAAGATGTTTCAAAGAGTTATGATATGTCACGCTTAGTCGTGGAATCAGTGAATTTAGAAATTCAGCGCGGGGAGTTTCTTGTACTAGTGGGACCAAGTGGTTGCGGGAAGACCACTACGCTTAAGATGATCAACCGACTGATTCCACTTACAAAAGGTACGATTTGGCTCGATGGCAAGCGAATCAGTGATTATCCAATCCATGAGCTTCGTTGGCAAATCGGCTATGTATTACAACAAATCGCCTTGTTTCCGCATATGACAATCGAAGAAAACATTGCAATTGTCCCTGAACTGGTAGGGTGGAAAAAGAAAGATATCCGCGCACGTATAACGGAACTACTTGAAATGGTCGGATTAGATCCCGAAGTGTACCGAAAGCGTAAACCGAATGAATTGTCAGGCGGTCAGCAACAGCGAGTAGGCGTTGTACGCGCACTGGCGGCAGACCCAGATATTCTATTAATGGATGAACCATTCAGCGCACTGGATCCAATTAGTCGCTTGAAACTTCAGGATGATCTGCTGGACTTACAGCATAGAATTCAAAAGACTATTGTATTTGTTACGCATGATCTACAGGAAGCATTTAAATTAGGCGATCGTGTCTGTATCATGAATGAAGGTAAAATTGAGCAAGTTGCAACACCGCAAGAAATTCTCACCAAACCTGCATCACCGTTCGTGCGTGAATTTACAGCATCAGCTGCGGCCCGCACATTTTCTATTGCGGATCATATAGAAGAAATCCCGACAGATCTATCACTGTCTTTTGCAATTCCCATTGATTCTGAATGGGGACCACTCTTGCAGTTCTTAGCTTCTGAAGATCAAGTTGCGATTAAACAAAATGGACAAGTTATTGGTATGGTTACCCGAAAAGGAATTCTACATTTCCTAGCGGAGCAGTCACTGAAAGGAGGAATATCTAATGAATAG
- a CDS encoding ABC transporter ATP-binding protein, with protein sequence MSAFTIDKVKKTFSNGEIEEEILKGVDLSLKEGEITALIGPSGSGKSTILTIAAGLQRASGGEILFEGKDMTKMSQEEVRHVRATDFGFVFQSSHLVPFLTVEEQLQLMLDVSETKMSKKEQAKAIDEMLELVEMQHRKDAYPSSLSGGERQRVAIARAIIHRPKILFADEPTASLDTKRSKGVMELLQELTRTLNLTTLMVTHDEEMLPYVDRVITMRDGYIVE encoded by the coding sequence ATGTCTGCCTTTACAATTGATAAAGTGAAAAAGACGTTTTCCAATGGAGAAATTGAAGAAGAGATATTAAAAGGTGTGGATTTATCGTTGAAGGAAGGGGAAATCACCGCGTTGATTGGCCCTTCCGGCTCTGGAAAATCAACTATCTTAACGATTGCAGCAGGTTTGCAAAGAGCATCTGGCGGCGAGATTTTATTTGAAGGGAAAGACATGACGAAGATGAGTCAGGAAGAGGTTCGCCACGTTCGTGCAACAGACTTCGGATTTGTTTTTCAGTCGTCCCACTTAGTTCCTTTTTTGACGGTGGAAGAGCAACTGCAGTTGATGCTTGACGTATCAGAAACGAAAATGAGTAAAAAAGAACAGGCCAAAGCAATAGATGAGATGTTAGAGTTAGTTGAAATGCAGCACCGCAAAGATGCTTATCCTTCTTCCTTGTCAGGAGGAGAGCGTCAACGTGTGGCGATTGCTCGTGCAATCATCCATCGTCCCAAAATCTTGTTTGCGGATGAACCAACTGCAAGTCTTGATACGAAACGCTCAAAAGGTGTGATGGAATTATTGCAAGAACTAACACGTACATTAAACTTAACGACATTGATGGTGACGCATGATGAAGAGATGCTACCATATGTTGATCGGGTTATTACGATGCGGGATGGTTATATAGTAGAATAA
- a CDS encoding acyl-CoA dehydrogenase family protein: MKNAVMEKEKQQEGIMQIPEWWTCPEGHEELQKAAHALGKKELLPRALISDQEKMYPRESLREVAKSGYSAVTIPVEAGGLKDGFTAFAVLSESFAHYCPSTTMCWVMHMTTAHTIYEAGTEEQRQRLLPRLRDGQIGGLAFSERATGGHFWNIGSKAIRKANGYLLDAEKSFVTSGGEADFYLVATTSPETDDPDNLMFLLVENDQQGVEAFPFDAMGLRGNASGPMNFKEVQVALENRIGGEGGMGYFNDNTIDPLFLLGSAACWVGIAQGALNMATDGAKRRVHADTGSSVTDYQVIRHELAKAQIKVDSARSMLYRTTEAMDRCNKEGKELSECLYPLWQLKTHAADMVIDVTNSALQVSGGRGYMTGQVEKFVRDGRAGAIMGPTNEVLREWIGRTMIEVPWMD, from the coding sequence ATGAAAAATGCTGTAATGGAAAAAGAAAAACAACAAGAAGGAATTATGCAAATTCCCGAATGGTGGACTTGTCCAGAAGGGCATGAAGAATTACAAAAAGCTGCACATGCGTTAGGCAAGAAAGAACTGCTACCGCGTGCACTTATTTCTGATCAAGAGAAAATGTATCCGCGCGAAAGTTTACGTGAAGTGGCGAAGTCTGGTTATTCGGCTGTTACCATCCCAGTTGAAGCGGGTGGTCTGAAAGACGGATTCACAGCATTCGCAGTTCTTTCCGAAAGCTTTGCGCATTATTGCCCGTCTACGACGATGTGCTGGGTTATGCATATGACAACAGCGCATACAATCTATGAAGCGGGAACAGAAGAACAGCGTCAACGTTTATTGCCACGCCTGCGTGACGGGCAAATCGGTGGCCTAGCGTTTAGCGAAAGAGCGACAGGAGGGCACTTCTGGAATATCGGTAGTAAAGCGATACGAAAAGCAAACGGTTATTTGTTGGATGCAGAAAAGTCATTCGTCACAAGTGGTGGAGAAGCAGACTTTTATTTAGTTGCAACGACATCACCTGAAACAGATGATCCCGATAATTTGATGTTCTTGTTGGTAGAAAATGATCAGCAGGGTGTCGAAGCATTTCCGTTTGATGCAATGGGGCTACGCGGCAATGCAAGTGGTCCGATGAACTTTAAAGAGGTGCAAGTTGCTCTTGAAAACCGTATTGGTGGCGAAGGCGGTATGGGCTATTTCAATGACAACACGATCGATCCTCTATTCTTATTAGGTTCAGCAGCTTGCTGGGTTGGTATTGCACAAGGTGCTTTGAATATGGCAACAGATGGCGCTAAACGCAGGGTACACGCAGATACAGGTTCATCCGTTACAGATTATCAAGTGATTCGTCATGAGTTGGCGAAGGCGCAAATTAAAGTCGATAGCGCACGTAGTATGTTGTATCGTACAACAGAAGCGATGGACCGTTGTAATAAAGAAGGTAAGGAATTATCGGAGTGTTTATATCCATTATGGCAGCTGAAGACGCATGCAGCAGATATGGTGATTGATGTTACCAATTCAGCGTTGCAAGTGTCAGGTGGCCGTGGTTATATGACGGGTCAGGTAGAGAAGTTTGTCCGTGACGGGCGTGCTGGTGCTATTATGGGGCCGACAAACGAAGTGTTGCGTGAGTGGATTGGCCGTACCATGATAGAAGTACCTTGGATGGATTAA
- a CDS encoding ABC transporter permease produces MKIAWKEMKKSKTKFLILGSIIFLVSFLTFIISGLANGLSQDNAALIKDLPEGQFYLSKDADETYNLSKIDEEVQKQILIDRPDATAFSVQMGFVNDAKDKQHSVAFVASTDSELFENVKDGEIVLDSSLKEDGIQVGDVLTNNQFSGEFVVKGFVDQQKYSHAPVAFIGMTNYQEIYRVMEMQTIFIPGKDAPTLSALDSFSNKEFLNAIPSYSAEQMSLNMIVWFLVIISGMLFAIFFYMMNVQKIGLYGILKAIGMKTISLFKMIWYQMLVITAISLVLSIALSQAFSLIAPEGMPFHLTMDTVLMLSAVFMVVGFIGATISGIQVKNIEPLQAIQQGEM; encoded by the coding sequence ATGAAAATCGCATGGAAAGAAATGAAGAAGAGTAAAACTAAGTTTCTAATTCTCGGGTCCATTATATTCCTCGTCAGCTTCTTGACGTTTATTATTTCAGGACTGGCAAACGGATTATCACAGGATAATGCAGCGCTGATAAAAGATTTACCGGAAGGACAATTTTATTTAAGTAAGGATGCAGACGAGACCTACAATCTTTCAAAAATAGATGAAGAAGTTCAAAAGCAAATACTCATTGACCGTCCCGATGCAACTGCATTTTCGGTTCAGATGGGATTCGTCAATGACGCAAAAGATAAGCAGCACAGTGTGGCATTCGTTGCTTCTACTGATTCCGAGCTATTTGAAAACGTCAAAGATGGAGAAATTGTTCTGGATAGTTCTTTAAAAGAAGATGGAATTCAAGTTGGTGACGTCTTAACGAATAATCAATTCAGTGGAGAGTTCGTTGTTAAAGGGTTTGTTGATCAACAAAAGTACAGTCACGCACCCGTTGCTTTCATCGGGATGACGAACTATCAGGAAATCTATCGAGTGATGGAAATGCAGACAATTTTCATCCCAGGTAAAGATGCACCAACACTAAGCGCATTAGATTCATTTTCAAATAAAGAGTTTTTAAATGCAATTCCAAGTTACAGTGCAGAGCAGATGTCATTGAATATGATCGTCTGGTTCCTAGTCATAATCAGTGGTATGCTGTTTGCAATTTTCTTCTATATGATGAATGTTCAGAAGATCGGATTGTACGGCATATTGAAAGCGATTGGTATGAAGACGATTTCGTTATTCAAGATGATTTGGTATCAGATGCTAGTCATTACCGCTATTTCACTCGTATTGTCCATTGCGCTCAGCCAAGCATTTAGTTTAATTGCCCCTGAAGGCATGCCGTTCCACTTAACGATGGACACCGTATTGATGCTATCAGCAGTATTTATGGTAGTCGGTTTTATCGGTGCTACCATTTCAGGAATCCAAGTGAAAAATATTGAACCGCTTCAAGCGATTCAACAAGGAGAGATGTAA